The genomic DNA TGAGTGATTGTAGAGCTGCACCATTCTAAGCTTCTGTACTAGGTGGCATACTCCTTGGGATTTGGCTTTACCTACCCCTTTCCCGCTGAGGATGCTAGTGTAACAACTATACAGAACATACCTGGATATTTTGTCAAGATTTCGAAGAGGCTTTCATTTTGTATGTACTGTGCATTATGCTGAAGGTATTAGTGACTGACAACAATCTGTGCATGTCTCTCAAAACATCTTCTGTGACTATCATCAGTTAACATACGTCAAATAGTTCAGAGAAAAGATTTTCTCTATGGTTTATGTAACTGGACCATGGCAGCATCAACAAAAAAATGTATGACTCATTAGTATTACCATGACAAGATACCATTGTCGTTAATCAAGTGATGCCTGATATACACTTATATGCTTTTATTTGAAAGTTATAGGATATTGTCCACATGTATTCCTTGCTAAGGTACAACCTGGAAAGGTAATCAAATAGTGACATGGCCACCAACTCAATGACTTTGTAAAATAGTTTGAAGTTTGAGTACATCATGGCACCCCAAACATACAAGAACCTGTATGAGGAAGTGTTGGatttttcatttgtgctgtcattTACTCTTTAGTTTTACAAATTCCTAAAGAGGATCAATAATTCCACTAACTTATTATTGTGCTGGCTTTGGTTTGGATATGGCAGGTTTCACTTTGGGATGGAATCATACAATCTAAAGAGCATGCTAAATTTTGGATTCATACCACAAATAAGTATCATTTTACTGACCAGGCAAGATATTTTATGTCCTgtctttgaaaatgataaaaagTATATTTTATGTGCATCAGAAATAATATTCTCCTCCTTTCATATCATGCATTGTGAATGGTAAATTCATAAATCTTCATTAGTTTTGGCTCTCTGCTTTTGGCTACATTGTTTTGAGCCATTATTCCAGATGCTATTCTAATAATGCATGGATAGATTCATTAGTTTTATCTGTTAAGTATATTTCTTTCCTCATATCTGTACAAAATCTGGAGTACTCAGTAGGTTGCCATTACAAACTGATTGAAAAATCAGACTTGCTTTAAGCTCATCATCCTTTAGTCTTATCCAGCCTCATTTCAATTTTTCTTCATTCTTTTGATAATGGACATCTATCCGAAGTATCATGATTGTTCACATATTTTTCCCCTGGGACATAATTGGGTTGGCTACTGTTTGGTAGATATTGCTACAATGGGCAAGGGGTCAAATTTTGGCAAAGCTGAGAAAAATACCCTCCTCTGCAGTGGCCAACTacagcttcccgatttaccttctCACGGATGATTCCAACTTTTGCTACAATGATTGTTCACATATTTTATCAATTTTGTCACTGCATGAATTAATATGGTTTCTCTATCTGAATGTCTGATCCTGAAAGAATCCTTGTTATCGTTTCTTTCCAACCTCTGGTTCATGTTGATTGGTGTCCACTGCTAGCTATATACAAAGATGGGAAGCTGTTCGATTGACTGATCTCTTACATTTCAAACTGCATGCAGGGAAACAACCTTAGAGGAAAGGATTACAACTTAACGCTTCATTGGCATATTATGCCCAAGACTGGCAAGATGTTTGCTGACAAAATAGTCATGACTGGATATAGCCTTTCTGAGAATTACAAATAGGTATCTCTCTCATATGTTTGAGAAATAGATGCCATGTTGTACGATGCTAGCAGCATGTTTTTGCAAATGAATAGGAATTTACGGGTTCTCTCTCCTTATCATCTTATGGTGGCTTTTGCATGAAGAGCAACAATAGATTTTAGTTTTAAGCTATTTCCTTCTTAGTTCACTCTTGAAAGAATCCTTAACAATCGTCATCTATGTTGCTTCCTGCTTTAtaatatatattctttgcattaATTGTAGAGTGAAGGTAGAGGCACTGGATGGCAGGGCTGTATCTAAGTCCAATTGAGGTTGATTATGAttaattttgtttgtttattttatcaatctcaaaataaaaatatatttaatttttttttgttttaaaaaggaTTATTGAGCCCGAGCTtgataaatcttttaaaaatatatctGTCCTTTCTATCAATGTATATATTCATTCAAAATCAAGATCAATAGAAAGCTCCAAAGGCAGAGTAGCAGTGCCCATTCCTCTGACACGGCCAAAAGCCCCCCTTAATTTCAATGAAGTGGAACGTGAACCCAACACAAGTAGTAAAGAGTGTATGGTGGTCGCTGCTATGCTACCCATTTACAGCAGCAGACATACACGCATTTGGAGACCCTCCCTCCAGGCTCACAATTTCATGGGCACTTCTGCACCTCCATTAATCAATTCCCTTTTCATATAATATCAACAGGAATTATGAGAGGCTCGACGTAACTCACCATTTCATGATCACACTGCTCCGAGGTGAGTTATACGTGCTGTGCATGTCCTACCACATGTTTCATGAATTTGAGCAGTTCCTTGCAGTCTCTTTGAAGGCGTAGGATACTTACTACACAGACATGGAGAGTACAAGAGAAAGCAAGAGCAAGGGTAAGGATGCATGGGTGATGATGAGCAGAGGGTTGTTCCTTAGTGAAGGCTTCATGTCATGGCCCCCCAAGAGGTCATACTCTTGTTGCTTCTGCAAGAGAGTTTTCATGTCAGCGCAGGCTCTTGGGGGCCATATGAACGTCCACAGAAGGGACAAAGCTAGGCTGAGGGAGGAATCCCCAAATTATTATTTGTGCCTCAACCCTAACCCTGATCTTGGCTGCTCCCCTGTTCCCAACCTCAACATGCCACCACCACCTAGCATGGCAGGATACTGTGAGTTCACCACAATTATGTTCTACTTTCTTGTTAATTCATTTGAAAGATAAAAAATAGTTAATGCTTGTTAATTATTAGGTGAAAATTTGAAGAGTGCTGTGGAAATAGTAGGGTTCATTGATGTTGATGGGGAGGCAGGCACAAAACTACTTAACTTGGACTTGGAGATCGGACCCTTTGGTGGTCATGGAGATCATGAACTCGATTTAGAACTTCGACTTGGGTAATTTTGATTGATTTTGTGATATTTTATTGTGTGTCGGACATAAGCTATTCTATTATGCATAATTTAGAACTACTTCCCATTAATTGTCTCTTCATGGCGATGAAGTGTTGGGGTCGATGATTATGATGATGTGTATGACAATGACGATGGTGTTGGTTTAAAGAAGGATGAAAAGGAGAGGGATGGGATGGATAGGGAAAAGTGAAGTGGCTTAACGCTCCTTTCTCGTTAGGCATTCATTCACAATGCTAAAAGTCAGGATAGATGAAATCAATAATGGATCATGATAGTGCTACAATGCCAACACAAGCAACTATTTGATAAACTATGGTGTCatgtaataaatttaataattatgCTAAATTGAGAATAGTCAATTAATAGTCAACTAAATTAAATGAATCGTGTGTATGtgtgcatgttttttttttttttgtgcataTCTCTCTCATGCATTATAGACCTTCACGCAGATAGAGTATATTAATGATGAATGTCTAGTCAAATAGTAGCTAGCATTGGTAAGATAGTTGGGTCCTTCCACTATGGAATTCTTTGTGTGGAAAGTACATTATGTCTAGAGGTGGATCTCAAGGCGAGCCTCATGTTGAACTTCAAATTACAAAAGAGGTTCTATCACCCGACATATGAAGGTTGACTATAGTTTTAGAGAAACACTGCTTTTATGTGATCGGGTTCAACTATGTTGTATTGATGTGTTGACAATAGAGCTTAAGTTGGATGTTTTTTATAGTTAGATATGCGCATCAAGTGTGTAGGGACTACATAAAGCAAAGAGTTTGTTCCCTAACAGTTGAGGCTCAAATCAAGAAGTTGCGAGAGAATTAATGGCTCAACAATCTAAAATGAGTGATGGGGTTTTGGAGAAGCTTAGAGTTCTTTAAGGCATGGAGCTTATTGTTGTGATTGGGTAGACGATGGAAGACTTATGATCTAAAATGAGTGATTGAACTTTGGAGGAGCTCAGAGGACTCTAAGGCATGGACCATTGAGTATTTACTATTGTGATTAGAGATACCATGGATGACTTAAGAGCATGAATTATGATGGTAAAAAGTGATTCGCTTGTCTCTAGTGCCTTCGTCAACTGTTCCCAGGCTAAGAGGTAAATTATGGATGACTACTATCATTAAACAGTTAAATAGCGTATGAGGAGGGCAGATACCCGGTTATTAGTTGGGATTTGACCTCAGACCTTATGATGATAACACTATCATGGGTCAGATGTTTGAGGACACAATTGTTTAGATTGAGGGAGCTGAAGATATGAAGGTATAAGAACTATAAGGGTATATTTTGTTTAGattgagaaaattttagttttaggtaaagggtatttttggaataagagaatattttgattgatgaaaatagagtaatgactcattgaaggggaggtatatgggaatgagttattatccaatttcaaggattcattcctttatttgtatttctattcttataatccaaacattaacaatgacaataatgattctcattcccattcttcattcatattcccctaaaccaaacacctCCTAAAAAATTACGAAAGTCAATATAATATTTGGTTTTTATAACATCATTGTAAAAGCAATTAGATTGCCTTTATTGACCGTGTAACAACGAAGGTATATGGGCTTGATCACCCTTCTGGTTACCATTCATAGTGGTCAATCTAGTGGTCATGATGCACTTCACAATGCTAAATCTAAGAACATTAAAGTCTtcatgaaataatttatttttatggttgatgaaaaatttttatgggaTCGAACCGATTATCTTTTGAATTAATTCGTCCGCACCAATTTTTTTCTccaatattaaaattaataaaggaTTAAAATTTAATCCTCTATAACACTGGAATAATACTttcaattattaaataattaaaatataacaaAGTTATTTTCTCAAAAGTATATATACTAAAAtatcaataattaaaattaaacaaattatggtatatatttttaaaactttcaaatTGAGGTGTAGTACACACACTACCAATGTGGTATTTCTATATCGCAAGTTGACACATAAAAAGAATAGATGGACGGTGGGCACTCCCCACCGCTTTTATTCCACCCACCAAAAAATAAGCAACAAGTACTGCTGTAACAACTTGTCTgtaaagataataaaaatgaataaataaataactttttAGTCAACTTAAACAGTGATTTAGACTTTTTAGTCTTGATTAATTATATGACATCGATTTAGGCATTAACCCCCAAGAAGCTCCTTTTATTCCTCGGCCTTGCATTTTGTTTTTGGATATTTGACTCTATTAATTTAACTTTGAACGCTACTATTGCTGCAACTTGATTACTTGAATGCCATCAAGGTACCAATAAAATAgtttaatagttttttttaatggtTTGATTTTGCT from Zingiber officinale cultivar Zhangliang chromosome 4A, Zo_v1.1, whole genome shotgun sequence includes the following:
- the LOC121969671 gene encoding transcriptional regulator SUPERMAN-like isoform X2, translated to MESTRESKSKGKDAWVMMSRGLFLSEGFMSWPPKRSYSCCFCKRVFMSAQALGGHMNVHRRDKARLREESPNYYLCLNPNPDLGCSPVPNLNMPPPPSMAGYCENLKSAVEIVGFIDVDGEAGTKLLNLDLEIGPFGGHGDHELDLELRLG
- the LOC121969671 gene encoding transcriptional regulator SUPERMAN-like isoform X1, yielding MESTRESKSKGKDAWVMMSRGLFLSEGFMSWPPKRSYSCCFCKRVFMSAQALGGHMNVHRRDKARLREESPNYYLCLNPNPDLGCSPVPNLNMPPPPSMAGYCENLKSAVEIVGFIDVDGEAGTKLLNLDLEIGPFGGHGDHELDLELRLGVGVDDYDDVYDNDDGVGLKKDEKERDGMDREK